Proteins from one Chroococcidiopsis sp. CCMEE 29 genomic window:
- a CDS encoding O-antigen ligase family protein, whose product MRLSSYPSRNLHLDEQTLPAWIAILGLVLISSLCVLAGAGGILRLGFPLLSLAVGLFLYLRYPVLYIGFTLWIWFLTPWLRRVVDSRSGWDPQGVMLLAPFLVTLVTFITLVQHLPRACRQGGLPFILALSGVFYAFFIGLILNPPLAAARALLDWLTPILFGFHLFVHWRDYPRFSQNIQRAFTWCVLITGIYGVVQYLVAPEWDRFWIIKTELVTNGTPEPLGIRVFSTMNSPGPFANVMIAGLLLLLNSRDPLRIPASVVGYLVFLLSLVRSAWGGFLVGLFTLLASLKARFQMRLIVIILVMAVCIIPLTAIEPFSEIISTRVESLYNIKDDVSFNERSETYEQKLNIALSNGLGSGMGGIYSINDKGVLGVIVLDSGILDMFFTLGWFGAIPYVGGVTLLLLSLFQGNENRFDSFASAARAISVSVFAQLMFGSVMLGLPGLMLWGFLGISMAARRYYQYQHSVVLEKR is encoded by the coding sequence ATGCGTTTAAGTAGTTATCCCTCCAGAAATCTCCACCTAGACGAACAAACCTTGCCTGCTTGGATAGCCATCCTGGGGCTAGTACTTATTTCATCTTTATGCGTTCTGGCAGGTGCTGGCGGTATCCTACGCTTAGGTTTCCCGCTGTTATCTTTGGCGGTAGGCTTGTTCCTATACTTGCGATATCCTGTCCTCTACATAGGTTTTACCTTGTGGATATGGTTTCTAACGCCGTGGTTACGACGCGTTGTAGATAGTCGCAGTGGCTGGGATCCACAGGGGGTAATGCTGTTAGCACCATTTTTAGTGACGCTAGTTACCTTTATTACCTTGGTGCAACACCTTCCCCGAGCATGTCGTCAAGGCGGCTTACCCTTTATCCTAGCTTTGAGTGGCGTATTCTATGCATTTTTCATTGGGCTAATTCTAAACCCACCGCTAGCTGCCGCTAGAGCTCTATTAGACTGGTTAACTCCTATTCTCTTTGGCTTCCACTTATTTGTACACTGGCGAGATTATCCTCGCTTTAGCCAGAATATTCAGCGCGCTTTTACCTGGTGTGTGCTAATTACAGGTATCTATGGCGTGGTGCAATATCTGGTAGCACCCGAGTGGGATCGATTCTGGATTATAAAAACAGAACTGGTAACCAACGGCACCCCTGAGCCTCTGGGAATTCGTGTGTTTAGCACGATGAATTCGCCTGGACCGTTTGCGAACGTTATGATTGCTGGTTTACTGTTGTTATTAAATTCTCGAGATCCTTTGCGTATCCCTGCATCTGTAGTGGGCTACTTAGTATTCTTGCTATCGTTGGTGCGCTCTGCCTGGGGAGGATTTCTAGTAGGACTATTTACCCTACTCGCATCTCTCAAGGCACGGTTTCAGATGCGCTTAATTGTTATTATCCTGGTGATGGCAGTGTGTATCATTCCATTAACAGCGATTGAACCATTCTCGGAGATCATTTCTACTCGGGTTGAAAGTCTCTACAACATTAAAGATGACGTTAGCTTTAATGAACGCTCAGAGACCTACGAGCAAAAACTCAATATTGCTCTTTCTAACGGTCTAGGTAGCGGCATGGGAGGCATATACTCTATCAATGACAAAGGTGTTTTAGGAGTGATTGTCCTGGACAGCGGCATTCTAGATATGTTTTTCACGCTGGGATGGTTTGGAGCTATTCCTTACGTGGGTGGCGTCACCCTGCTCTTATTAAGTCTGTTCCAAGGTAATGAAAATCGCTTTGATTCCTTTGCGAGTGCTGCCCGTGCCATTAGTGTAAGTGTTTTTGCCCAGCTCATGTTCGGCAGCGTCATGCTGGGGTTACCCGGCTTAATGCTTTGGGGGTTTTTAGGCATAAGCATGGCAGCCCGTAGGTATTATCAGTATCAACATAGTGTTGTCCTTGAAAAACGCTAA
- a CDS encoding serine/threonine-protein kinase, with protein MIHLYCPQGHENPAGSRFCLHCGNKLDLPLTNGISAGLLLGDRYFIIRQLAQGGFGRTYLAEDTNRFSELCVLKEFAPQAQSTEILQKAEELFEREAGVLYKLQHPQIPRFRELFRVNRDGKGYLFLVQDYVEGETYRALLDTRIQQGKQFSEAEVMHLLLQILPVLDYIHSMGVIHRDISPENLILRSSDQLPMLIDFGGVKQVAVTVVSQFNQPGSGSAISSVTLLGKVGYAPHEQLQKGMVYPHSDLYALAATVLVLLTGKEPPELIDEHTLTWQWRREVNLSPMLGTLLDKMLSPQLGTRYQSAWQVLQVLNSNNTATQPSTPRTQATLAIAPSLVSNTQTSATVASPAPNKLSSSLLPLGKILLMVPLLAGAAGVGWWAVNWLQFQSTLFKGERTEKTAKSSSHPAASPQFSAVEQKRKNQLRDRRQQLAINNKFYIQLVNQAFWDKYPNQRGRNLSVTPEDAELRAEWDNIAAKLLDQLQPLSRESRRRLGSYTAKERDRWRMEVNKLNLSSQALYDLADAAFFERFPQQQGKNFMNQPIAQVWYALAAEKLDALIAGNAFERIGFDSEVIDKRVSGNLKPGEGKAYIAELAKQQVMKLDLQANPQVLISVYSPTGENVLMEDSSDRTWSGTLPEAGFYEFVVVSTASKPMDYQLNITTENHTPPDAATPAPSETGV; from the coding sequence ATGATACACCTCTACTGCCCCCAAGGACACGAAAATCCCGCTGGTAGCCGCTTTTGCCTGCATTGTGGCAACAAGCTAGATCTGCCGTTGACTAACGGGATCTCTGCGGGACTGTTATTAGGTGATCGCTATTTTATTATTCGTCAATTGGCACAAGGTGGCTTTGGACGCACTTATTTAGCTGAAGATACCAACCGATTTAGTGAACTCTGCGTTTTGAAGGAGTTTGCTCCGCAGGCGCAAAGCACCGAGATCTTACAAAAAGCAGAAGAACTGTTTGAGCGTGAAGCGGGTGTACTCTATAAACTGCAACACCCACAAATTCCCCGCTTCCGTGAATTGTTCCGGGTGAATAGGGATGGTAAGGGCTACCTGTTTCTAGTCCAGGACTATGTAGAGGGTGAAACCTACCGCGCCTTGTTAGACACTCGTATCCAGCAAGGGAAGCAATTTAGTGAAGCAGAAGTGATGCATTTGCTGCTTCAGATTCTGCCAGTTTTGGATTACATCCATAGTATGGGAGTAATTCATCGGGACATTTCCCCAGAAAACTTAATTCTACGCAGTTCTGACCAGCTGCCAATGCTAATTGACTTTGGCGGTGTTAAACAAGTCGCTGTAACCGTTGTCTCACAATTTAACCAACCAGGTAGTGGTAGTGCTATCTCATCAGTAACTCTGTTGGGTAAGGTAGGATATGCTCCTCACGAACAGTTACAAAAGGGGATGGTGTATCCCCATAGCGATTTGTATGCACTAGCTGCAACAGTGCTGGTATTACTTACAGGCAAAGAACCGCCAGAGTTAATTGATGAACATACACTAACTTGGCAATGGCGACGGGAAGTTAACCTCAGCCCAATGCTGGGAACTTTATTAGATAAAATGCTGTCCCCGCAATTAGGCACTCGTTATCAATCTGCCTGGCAAGTCCTCCAAGTTCTCAACAGCAATAACACAGCAACTCAGCCTTCTACTCCTCGCACGCAAGCAACCTTAGCGATCGCACCTTCTCTCGTCAGCAACACTCAAACATCTGCCACTGTTGCCTCCCCTGCTCCTAATAAACTCAGCAGCAGTTTATTACCTCTGGGAAAAATCTTGCTAATGGTTCCACTATTAGCTGGTGCAGCGGGTGTAGGTTGGTGGGCAGTGAATTGGCTTCAGTTCCAATCTACCCTTTTTAAAGGTGAGAGAACAGAGAAAACCGCAAAGTCGTCTTCACACCCAGCTGCCTCCCCGCAGTTTTCAGCGGTAGAACAGAAGCGCAAGAATCAACTGCGCGATCGCCGTCAACAGCTGGCGATTAACAATAAGTTCTATATTCAGCTAGTGAATCAAGCCTTTTGGGACAAGTATCCCAATCAAAGGGGACGTAACCTTAGCGTTACCCCTGAAGATGCTGAGTTACGCGCTGAGTGGGATAATATCGCCGCTAAATTGCTAGATCAGTTGCAACCATTGAGTCGAGAATCACGGCGACGCTTAGGTAGTTACACAGCCAAAGAGCGCGATCGCTGGAGAATGGAAGTTAATAAGTTAAACCTTAGTAGCCAGGCTCTGTACGATCTAGCCGATGCTGCCTTTTTTGAGCGGTTTCCTCAACAGCAGGGCAAGAATTTCATGAATCAGCCAATCGCTCAAGTCTGGTATGCCTTAGCAGCCGAAAAACTTGACGCCTTGATCGCTGGTAATGCTTTTGAAAGAATTGGATTTGACTCAGAGGTTATTGACAAACGAGTCAGTGGTAACCTCAAACCCGGTGAAGGAAAAGCTTACATTGCTGAGCTTGCCAAACAGCAAGTGATGAAACTCGATCTGCAAGCAAATCCTCAAGTCCTAATTTCTGTTTACTCCCCCACTGGCGAGAACGTTCTGATGGAAGATTCAAGCGATCGCACTTGGTCAGGTACACTGCCAGAAGCTGGCTTTTATGAATTTGTCGTTGTTTCTACAGCTTCAAAGCCAATGGATTATCAACTTAATATCACAACTGAGAATCATACTCCACCAGATGCTGCTACTCCCGCACCTAGCGAGACAGGGGTGTAG
- a CDS encoding NUDIX hydrolase, producing the protein MDTKWLEWAKKLQAIAQNGLTFTENPFDIERYKTLRAIAAEIMATYSNREPSYVLDLFADEIGYATPKVDVRGAVFRDDALLFVKERWDGCWTLPGGWADIGDSPSEVAVREVYEESGYQTRAVKLLAVYDRDRQGHPPFEHYVYKLFFQCELLGGSPSTSIETDEVGFFGEDEIPELSLTRIMPAQIARIFQHHRNPDLPTDFD; encoded by the coding sequence GTGGACACCAAGTGGCTGGAATGGGCAAAAAAGTTACAGGCGATCGCTCAGAATGGTCTGACGTTTACCGAAAATCCTTTCGATATTGAGCGCTACAAGACGCTACGGGCGATCGCTGCTGAAATCATGGCTACTTACTCAAATCGGGAACCAAGCTATGTGCTCGATTTGTTTGCTGACGAAATAGGATACGCTACCCCCAAAGTTGATGTGCGTGGAGCAGTGTTTCGCGACGATGCGCTGTTATTTGTCAAAGAACGATGGGATGGCTGCTGGACCCTACCAGGGGGATGGGCTGATATTGGCGATTCCCCTAGCGAGGTAGCCGTAAGAGAAGTGTATGAAGAATCGGGTTATCAGACCCGTGCAGTCAAATTACTAGCTGTCTATGACCGAGACAGGCAAGGGCATCCACCCTTTGAGCATTATGTCTACAAGCTGTTTTTTCAATGCGAACTCTTAGGCGGTTCCCCATCAACGAGTATAGAAACAGATGAAGTGGGGTTCTTTGGTGAAGATGAGATTCCAGAATTGTCTCTCACGCGCATTATGCCTGCTCAAATTGCTCGAATTTTCCAGCACCACCGCAATCCAGATTTACCAACAGATTTTGATTAG
- a CDS encoding phosphoglycerate kinase, producing MSKKTLANLSSSDLSGKRALVRVDFNVPLDDQGNITDDTRIRAALPTIQDLIQKGAKVILCSHFGRPKGVDDKLRLTPVAKRLSELLGQEVIKCDDCIGDEVKAKVAAMQNGQVLLLENVRFHPEEEKNNPEFAKQLAANADVYVNDAFGTAHRAHASTEGVTHYLSPSVAGYLIEKELQYLQSAIENPQRPLAAIIGGSKVSSKIGVIETLLEKCDKLLLGGGMIFTFYKARGINVGKSLVEDDKLELAKSLEAKAKERGVDLLLPTDVVVADKFAADANAQTVSIDNIPNDGMGLDIGPDSVKMFQDALANCKAVIWNGPMGVFEFDQFAVGTEAITRTLADLTKQGTTTIIGGGDSVAAVEKVGVADQMSHISTGGGASLELLEGKELPGIAALDDA from the coding sequence GTGTCCAAAAAAACTTTAGCAAATTTATCCTCGTCAGATTTATCAGGTAAACGCGCATTGGTGCGGGTAGACTTCAACGTGCCGCTGGACGATCAAGGGAATATCACAGATGATACTCGTATTCGCGCTGCCCTTCCCACTATCCAAGATTTAATTCAAAAGGGAGCCAAAGTAATACTGTGCAGTCACTTCGGCAGACCTAAGGGTGTAGATGACAAGCTACGCCTCACTCCGGTTGCCAAACGTCTCTCAGAATTACTCGGTCAAGAGGTGATTAAGTGCGATGACTGCATCGGTGACGAGGTCAAGGCTAAAGTAGCAGCGATGCAAAATGGTCAGGTCTTGTTGCTGGAAAATGTTCGCTTTCATCCAGAAGAGGAGAAAAATAACCCAGAGTTTGCCAAACAGCTAGCCGCAAATGCGGATGTGTATGTGAATGATGCCTTTGGGACGGCACACCGTGCCCATGCTTCTACCGAGGGCGTAACTCACTACCTCAGTCCTTCTGTGGCTGGGTACTTGATTGAGAAGGAATTACAGTACCTGCAAAGCGCGATTGAAAATCCTCAACGTCCTTTGGCAGCAATTATTGGCGGATCTAAGGTTTCCAGTAAAATTGGCGTGATTGAAACGCTATTGGAGAAGTGTGACAAGCTACTGCTAGGCGGTGGAATGATTTTCACCTTCTACAAAGCCCGTGGCATCAATGTCGGGAAGTCGCTAGTGGAAGACGATAAGTTAGAACTAGCGAAGTCCTTGGAAGCCAAGGCGAAAGAGCGCGGTGTTGACCTGTTGTTGCCTACAGATGTGGTAGTTGCTGATAAGTTTGCAGCGGATGCTAATGCCCAAACAGTCAGTATTGACAACATTCCCAATGATGGTATGGGTTTGGATATTGGTCCAGACTCAGTGAAAATGTTCCAGGATGCGCTGGCAAATTGCAAGGCAGTGATTTGGAATGGACCGATGGGCGTATTTGAGTTCGATCAGTTTGCAGTCGGAACCGAAGCGATCACCCGTACCCTTGCCGACCTCACTAAGCAAGGCACTACCACAATTATCGGTGGCGGTGACTCGGTGGCAGCCGTGGAAAAGGTAGGTGTAGCCGATCAAATGAGCCACATCTCCACTGGCGGCGGCGCAAGTTTGGAACTGCTGGAGGGCAAGGAATTGCCTGGGATCGCAGCCCTAGATGATGCCTAA
- a CDS encoding universal stress protein, with product MFKTVLFPIDQSREAREAAEVVVDIVQKYDSHLVLLSVVEIADSEASADAEPMASPDQVAQLLQNAQSLFTQQGIQAETIEREGKPAFVICDVADEIGANLIVMGCRGLGLTEEGMTDSVTNRVINLSPCPVLVVP from the coding sequence ATGTTTAAGACTGTTTTGTTTCCGATCGATCAAAGCCGGGAGGCAAGGGAAGCAGCGGAGGTGGTTGTCGATATCGTGCAAAAGTACGACAGCCACCTAGTGCTACTGTCAGTGGTGGAAATTGCGGACTCAGAGGCATCTGCAGATGCTGAACCAATGGCTTCACCCGATCAAGTTGCACAGCTACTCCAAAATGCCCAATCTCTATTCACTCAGCAAGGAATTCAGGCTGAAACGATTGAACGGGAAGGTAAACCCGCTTTTGTGATTTGTGATGTAGCAGATGAAATTGGTGCCAATTTAATTGTCATGGGCTGTCGAGGATTAGGATTAACTGAAGAGGGGATGACTGACAGTGTTACCAATCGAGTGATTAATCTGTCTCCCTGTCCCGTTTTAGTTGTTCCTTAA
- the ylqF gene encoding ribosome biogenesis GTPase YlqF: MTTPPIQWYPGHIAKAEKALKEQLKLVDVVLEVRDARIPLATHHPQVREWVGSKPRVLVLNRMDMILPQARQLWTKWFKQQGEEPYFTNAQDGKGVAAVAKAMQAAGVEINNRRRDRGMLPRPVRAVVVGFPNVGKSALINRLLNRRVVESAARPGVTRQLRWVRISDQLDLLDAPGIIPGKLGDQSAALKLAICDDIGDASYDNQRVAATLIDLLKNLDAKAAKLLPEKPLKSRYEMDPTTITGEDYLHALAEQRHKGDVERTARQILTDFRKGLLGAIALEVPPM, translated from the coding sequence ATGACAACTCCTCCAATCCAGTGGTACCCCGGTCATATTGCCAAAGCAGAGAAGGCGCTGAAGGAACAACTGAAGCTTGTAGATGTGGTGCTGGAGGTACGGGATGCCCGAATTCCTCTGGCGACACATCACCCCCAAGTGCGAGAGTGGGTTGGTAGCAAGCCCCGCGTATTGGTCCTGAACCGGATGGATATGATTCTGCCCCAAGCGCGTCAGCTGTGGACAAAGTGGTTTAAGCAGCAGGGGGAGGAGCCTTATTTCACGAATGCTCAAGATGGTAAGGGCGTGGCAGCTGTGGCAAAGGCGATGCAAGCAGCAGGGGTAGAAATTAACAACCGGCGGCGCGATCGCGGTATGTTACCCCGTCCCGTCCGTGCTGTTGTCGTTGGCTTTCCCAATGTCGGCAAATCAGCACTGATCAATCGGCTATTGAACCGAAGAGTTGTAGAAAGTGCTGCTCGTCCTGGTGTGACACGGCAGTTGCGTTGGGTAAGAATCTCCGATCAACTGGATTTATTAGATGCTCCTGGTATCATCCCTGGTAAGTTGGGCGATCAATCAGCTGCCTTAAAGTTGGCCATCTGTGACGATATTGGTGATGCCTCCTACGACAATCAACGAGTCGCAGCTACCTTAATCGATTTGCTCAAAAATCTAGATGCTAAAGCAGCTAAGCTGTTACCAGAAAAACCCCTGAAATCCCGCTACGAAATGGACCCCACAACAATTACAGGCGAAGACTACCTGCATGCTTTGGCTGAACAACGCCACAAAGGGGATGTCGAACGCACAGCAAGGCAGATATTGACGGATTTTCGCAAAGGGTTACTAGGGGCGATCGCTTTGGAAGTACCACCTATGTGA
- a CDS encoding HAMP domain-containing sensor histidine kinase → MISLKRFMVWDTASNRTPKQPMFQSLRSRLLLSYLTVMAAILTTSGAAVYVFFTRSLDQQLNHRLLTLAQAAVPSLEAVENEGLQSLNREVPWRELFKRSQSLEWFNAEGKLLARKGANFSTLRLNPASQIIQQQGQIRTLTIAVYAHSPNRKTLRLEGHIRASETTREAEAIVKKLGIGLGLGGTMALVFSGIGGMWLTQQVLQPIEQSFQRLKQFTADASHELRSPLTAINTATEVMQNHPERIHPLDIKKLAAISSATNQLIALAEDLLFLARSDATVAPPSVMQKSLPLDKLLKDLVHLFEPQAKAKGITFTSSLLVGISVKGDAAQLKRLFSNLLENALKYTAAEGSVVLSVTTRNWVAVVQVEDTGVGIAPEHLPFIFQRFWRADKARFRQVEGSGLGLAIAQVIAQQHGGKITVSSQLGRGSCFQVYLPLIYF, encoded by the coding sequence ATGATTTCATTGAAACGGTTTATGGTCTGGGATACCGCCTCAAACCGAACCCCTAAGCAGCCGATGTTTCAATCCCTGCGATCGCGACTCCTGTTGTCCTATTTGACAGTGATGGCGGCGATTTTAACAACGTCGGGTGCAGCGGTGTATGTTTTTTTTACTCGCAGTCTCGATCAACAATTGAATCATCGGCTCCTAACTTTAGCCCAAGCCGCTGTCCCCAGTTTAGAGGCGGTTGAAAATGAGGGTCTGCAAAGCCTGAATCGAGAAGTCCCGTGGCGTGAACTGTTCAAACGCAGTCAAAGCCTGGAATGGTTTAATGCTGAAGGCAAACTCCTAGCGAGAAAGGGAGCTAATTTCTCGACTTTACGTTTGAACCCAGCTTCCCAAATTATTCAACAACAGGGGCAAATTCGTACCCTTACTATCGCCGTGTACGCCCATAGTCCCAACCGAAAAACGCTGCGGCTAGAAGGTCATATTCGAGCTAGTGAAACTACTAGGGAAGCAGAAGCCATAGTCAAGAAGCTCGGTATAGGATTGGGCTTGGGAGGAACAATGGCTTTAGTTTTCAGTGGGATTGGCGGTATGTGGTTAACTCAGCAGGTGCTACAACCAATTGAGCAAAGTTTTCAGCGCCTTAAACAGTTTACTGCCGATGCTTCCCACGAGCTGCGTAGTCCCTTGACAGCAATTAATACTGCTACTGAGGTGATGCAGAATCATCCAGAGCGAATTCATCCCTTGGATATCAAAAAATTAGCAGCGATCTCCAGTGCTACCAATCAATTGATTGCTTTAGCAGAAGACTTATTATTTCTAGCTCGCTCTGATGCTACTGTGGCACCCCCATCTGTGATGCAGAAATCTCTCCCTTTGGACAAGCTGCTAAAGGATTTAGTGCACCTATTTGAGCCTCAAGCCAAAGCCAAGGGAATTACTTTTACATCTAGTTTGTTAGTTGGAATATCAGTCAAAGGCGATGCTGCTCAACTGAAGCGTTTATTTTCCAACCTACTAGAGAATGCTCTCAAATACACAGCAGCAGAGGGAAGTGTGGTTCTTTCTGTAACCACAAGGAATTGGGTTGCGGTTGTACAGGTGGAAGATACAGGTGTCGGAATTGCCCCAGAACATCTGCCATTCATTTTCCAGCGGTTTTGGCGAGCTGACAAAGCTCGGTTTCGCCAAGTAGAGGGTTCGGGATTGGGATTAGCGATCGCCCAAGTGATTGCTCAACAGCACGGAGGCAAAATTACAGTCAGCAGTCAATTGGGGCGTGGTAGCTGCTTTCAGGTGTACCTACCGCTAATTTACTTCTAA